The stretch of DNA TTATCCCAGACAGATCACCAGAAATCGAGGTAAATCTTCCAACATCTGCTGAGTTATCTACTGTTTCAATAATCCAGTTTGTTGTAACTTTGTAAGCATATTTAAGCGCAGTATTAGTAGCATCAAAGTAACTTATATGGGGGATACCATTTTGATCAACAAAGATGGATGTGTATTGACCTACCGCAGTTCCTGCGCCATCTACAGTTTCTATAACCCAGTTTGTACCATTGAAGTGTGCATATTTTAAATTAGTATTTGTAACATCATAATAAGCTATATGAGGTAGATTGTTTGGACCGATAGCAATTGATGTCCATTTACCCACATTAGGGTTACCTGAGCCTATTCCATCAACAGTTTCAAATTTCCAAATATTTCCATCATATAAGGCGTACTTAAGATTTCCATTTGTAGAATCATAGTAGGAAATATGAATTCTATTTAGTTCATCCACGGCAATTGATGAATACTTACCAACTACTCCTTGAACATCAACGGGATAAACCTGCCATACAAAACTATGAAGTAAACCTACTAAAATGGCACTCATTAAAAATAAATAATTTTTTCTCATTCTATTTTCCTTTACTTCATTATAAATTAAACTGTAAAAATAGTCAATTGTTTGAAAATAAGTTAATAATTAGTCAATAATTTAACATTAAAGGTTCAATTCCGGAAAATTAATATATAAATATGACACTTGGACAAATACTTGAAGAAATAGTATTGAGAGTTGAGGGAGCAGTTTATGCCTCTTGTGTAGGAAATGATGGTATTGCTCTTTCACAACATATAAAAGAAGTTCAATTTGATCCTGCAGTTATTGATGCAGAAATTGCAAACATTATCGGGGTAACTCTGAGAGCTTCCGAAAGTATAGATGGTGGAAAATTAAACGAGATACTCTTTATGACTCAAAAATACACTGTTCTTGTTAGACCTGTAAATAGCGACGTATATTTTGTTCTTGTTCTCTCAGGGACGATACAAAACCTTGGATTAGCAAGAATCGAGGCAAAAAAAATTATTCCAAAAATTAAAGAAATTTTATCTTAAAAGTAATTTTTAAAGGTAAAGTGTACTTTAGCAATCTCTATTTTTTCTTTATAGGGTAAGGCAAAAGAAATTTTTACTTCAGTATTTAAGGTATATAACAAAAAACCTAATCCAAATGACCTTTTTATGATAATACGATCAGAAATTAATTTAATTGTCGAATAGTCGTAAAAAATAAAAGGGAAAAAATTTTGAAATTTGATATAATTCTCCAAAACAAAGGTTACAAAAGAATTTGCTACAAACTCCTCATCTTTAAAACCTCGCGGATACTTAGAACCTCCAAGGAAAAAGTACTCTGAAAAAATAGTATCCCTTAAATCTATAAGTCCCCTTAAAATTTCAAAAGAAACATAAAAATTTTTTATAAAATTTCTCATAATAAAAAAGTCAAAGGTAGCCTTATGAGACGTCTTTTTTCCCCTCAAAATCATACCTTTTATAGAAAAGTAAAAAAGATTTGAAGGATAAAAGCCTTTTTTTCCAATAAAAATTTCTGAACCACTTGAGTTAATAAATTTCGAAGACCTCAAAAACGGTATTTCTTCAAAATAACTGTATATAAAAGAAAAAACTCCTTTATCAAAATAGTAACCGATTTTAAAACCAATATTTTCCTTTATATAGAGCGATTCTCTCTGAAAGATGCTATAAAAGGGAGAAAAGGATATATCAAACTTACCAATAAAGGGCTCACTGTATTTAACTTCTAAATTCGTCCTACCCTGTGCAAACCTTTCCCAATTTAATAAAAATTGCCTTAAATCTCCAAAAATATTATTTATATTAAGTTCTATTTTACCAGTAAACTTTTTTATCTTATTATCATAAAGAGTAAAAAACTCGAAACTATTTGAGGGTTTTTCTATAACATCAAGATAAAGGTAATTAAAACTTCCACTTTTCCTTAACTCGAATCCCTTAATTTTAATAAAACCAAACCTTTCGATTTTTTCCTTACTTTTCTCGAAGTCCTCTATCTTAAAGGGTTTAGCTTTAAAGTTAAAAAATCTTTCAAAAATCTTCTTTTTTGTTTTAATATTTTTACTAATTAAAATATCATCAACAATAAAAAATTTAAGTTCATATACTTTTATAACTGCCTTTAAACCATTTTCTTTTTCTTCGAAGCCCAAGAATTTAATTCGTGCATTAGGATACCCCTCCTTTAAAAAAAATAAAGAAAGTTCTTGTGTAAGCCTATCAAGGTTAGTTTTAGAAGCCTCTTTATTTTTAAATTTTTCTAAGATTAAAACTATCTTTTTCTCAAGCTCTGGAGTTAATCCTTTTACCTCTATTTCTGTTATAGGTAAGGAAAATATTAAATAAATAAGAAGGGTTTCCAATTTTCATCAGGAATTTCTTCTTCTGAAAAGAGAATATGAAAGTAGTTTGGTTTTTTCGGTTTTCTAATAAGTTTCATTCCAGCCTCTTTTGGTGTTCTATTAGCTTTTTTCATGTTACACTCTTTACAACAAGTAACAAGATTTTCCCATGTATCTTTACCACCTCTTTCCCTTGGAATTACATGATCAATTGTCATATCCTTTGATCTTTTTCCACAGTACTGACAGGTATATTTGTCTCTTTTTATTATATTTTTCTTAGTAATTGGCACATTATTTGGTCTGTAATTTATATATCTTTTAATCCTTATTACTGATGGAGCATTCATTTCAAGATAGCAAGATCTTATTTTTTTCCCATTTCTTTCTACAACACTTTCAGCTTTGTTTAAAATTAATAGAATAATAGCTCTTTTGACAGAGCACAAAGATATTGGCTCATAATTTTGATTAAGGACAAGAACTTTTTCGCTTAAAATTTTTTCTTTTTTAGTCCGTGATGACAGGAAGGCGCTTTACCTCCACTTTGTAATTTATTGGCTTTATAATTCTACTTCCGAACCACTTAAAAGTGTCTGAAAAGAAAGTCTTAATTACTACATGTTCCCTTTCAAATTGGACAGAGACATCTTTAGGAGAGAAGTAGAACCCAAATTCATCTAGTTTCTTGATTACAGAGTCTCTTACTTCTTCTAAACTCCTCTGTGTTCTTGAAAATTTAGCTATTCGGTTCAATTCTTCTTTAAGGGATAGGTATTTCATATATGAAAGAAAAGGCTTATACCCAATATAGATAATTAAGCCAAGCAAACCAACTAAAACTATAATAGACCCAAGTATACCGCCTTTTTTCATTCTTCACCGATTCCAAGTTTTATTCTTTTTGCTCTTTCCCATCTTTTAGCTGAATAATCAATCATTTTTATTGAGTAATCTCTATATGGTGTATCTCCTAGGGAATAAATTTTTGAATACCACCCTTTTGCCTTCTCCCACATACTAAGGGCGTTATCCCAATTCTTTTCTTCTTCGCTAATTAAAGCAAGTCCCTTATAACATTCGGCTAAAACATAATAAATTGCAGATAGAATTTCCTCAGATTTTGGGTTTAATTCTAAAGCCTTTTTACTCTCATTTAAAGACTTGTTATACTCTTTTAAATCCAAGTATAAGAAGGCTCTTCTGACAAAGACACCTACACTTTTTGGATTCAATCTTTCAGCTTGTTCATAGTCAGAGAGAGCCTTTTTTGTTTCGTTTATTGAGGCGTAAGCTGATCCTCGCATAAGATAATAAATATACTCGTTAGGATTATTTTTTATTAGTTCATTTGCAATCTCTATAGCCTTTTTGGGGTCACCCATCTGAATGTACACTTTAAAGGCACTTTCCATAACTGTTTCATCATGAGACATTTTTTCAATTGCTCTATTTGCGTAAGGAATTGCTTCATCAAATCTTTTTTCTTCAACTAAAAAATTTAGATATCTCTTAAGAGCTTCAGGATTATCGGGACTTAAGGTGAGTGCCTTTTTATAGTAGTAATCAGAACTATCCTTATTTAATTTTTCAAAAAAGCGAGCAATCACGATTAAAACGTTTATATCAGTCTTATCAAGTTCATAACTTTTTTTATAAAAACTTATTGCTTTTTCGTAGTCTCTTAAAAAGAATCCATGAAGAAATCCTAAGCCTTGGTATCCCCTTTTATCGTTTGGAGCAAGTTTTACTAATTCACTAAAATTTTCTCTTGCTTTTTTTGTATCGTTAATAGAAATGTATGCATTTCCGAGAGCTACATAAACATCTAAAAGATTAGGATTAAGAGTTTTAGCCTCGTTAAGTAAAGAGATTGCTTCGTTATATCTCTGCTGATTTATATAAACACTTGCTCTTATGAATAGGTGTTTTGCCTTTTCTTTATCTTCTTCCTTAATAGTTTTATCTTCTCTTTTTTTATCTGCTATGGAACAAAAGATAATAGGTAACAATAAAATAAGTTTCATATAAGTTTTCATATTAAAAAGTGGAGCCGGTGGGATTCGAACCCACGACCTGCAGACTGCCAGCCTGCCGCTCTCCCAGCTGAGCTACGGCCCCAAAATTAAAAACACTTGACAAATAACCATCTTTTAACATATAATTTAAATATGTAATTTTTAAAAAGTTTAATCCTTACCAAAATTCTTACCAAAATTAAAGAAAATTTTTGTAAATTAAGCATTTTAAATTTTAAATTCTTACCAAATTTCTTACCAAAATTATTAAGGAAGGAGAGGAGGTCCCACTCCTTCCCTTCCCTTTTAAAAGGAGGTAAGTTATCTCTTGGAGGACTGAATTTGAATTGCATAATGATATTGTAAAGTATAAAGGATATGAATTTCAAATTTCTTGTGATAAAAAATATCTTATTACAAGAGGAGGACTAAGAAAATATAAAATACCTCAACCTTATCTTTTGGGAAGAAATAAAAAATGGAGAATTGATGTTCAATTTGGAATTGATAGAGAAACTGGAAAAAGAATAAGAAAATCTTTCTTTTTTGACTCTCAACAAGAAGCTTTTGAATATGGAATATATTGCGTTTTGAAAAGAGAAATTGACCCAAGAATTGAACTTGGAAAACAAGCTGAAAAAATTATGCAAGAAGCAAAAGAAATATTAAAATACCATAAAGAACCTAAAATTGAAAAGAAAATCCCTGTAAGAAAAAAGGATGGAGAAGTAAAATTAAAAAACATGGAAGAAAGTGGTCAATTGTAGTATGGGAAGAAGAAAAAACAAAAAGATATTCATTTAATACATATGAAGAAGCGGAAAGATTTCTTTGGGAAAGAGAAAAGGAAAAATTAAAAGAAAAAAAAGAAGAATTAACACTTGAAGAAGGACTTAAACTTTTTTCTGAATATTTTTATAATAGAAAACAAGATTTGAAAAAATTAAGACATTTTCTATACTTCTTTAATCCATTCTTTGCTAAATGGGGAAATATCACATGGAAAGAAATTGATGAAATTAAAATTGAGAATTACATAACTGAAAGACTAAAAGATATAAACCCTAAAACTTTAAAGAATATAACTGAAAAAAGCATTAAAAATGAACTTAAATATTTAAGAGCAGTATGGAATTTCCTTTTAAGAAATGGATATCTAACAGGAATTAATTATGCAGATAAAATATTAAAAGAAAGACAATTTGAAGAAAAGAAAAGAGAAAGAGCACTTTCTTATCAAGAAAATGTTAGATTTCTAAAGGGAATAATAGAAATAGACGAAGCTGAAAAGAAAGGAATCTTATTGATTGGATATTTTACAGGAGCAAGACTTGAAGAAATCTTAAAACTTAGAAAAGAACATATAAGAATTGTTCAAATTGATGATATAAAAGAAGGATTAATCCATTTTACTCCTGATATTACTAAAACTGGAAAAAGTAGAAAAATTGATATACCTTACCAATTGGCTCTGTTTTTACTTTCTATCTCAACTTCAAACCTGCTTTTCCCTTCATACCAAACTGAATATAAAAAAAGAAAGTTTTCTGAATGGTTCCATCATGAATTTTTAAAGAAATGTAATATTGAAAATTTTGTATTTCATGATTTGAGACATAATTGGGCTACAATCGCTGAAGATATGGGAACTTCTTTAAGGATTATAAAGGAATTAGGAGGATGGGAAAGCTTTGAAAGCGTTGATAGATATATCAACCCACTTAAAGAAAAGAAAAATAATCCGATGAAAAATTTTGTTAATAATATTATTCTTGAATTAAAAGAAAAAAAATTAAAAGAATTGGAGGAAAATAATGAAATGTGACCTTTGTCTAAAGGAAAAGTGGGGAGAAGATATTGAAATAATCACAAGGAAAACTTTCGAAATTGAATATATCGGATATATATGCAAAAGATGTAAACAAAATTTTTATGATTATCCTAATAGAATAATCAAAGATTATTCTGGGAAATATTGGTATATCTCAGATGAAAGAAAATTTGGAAATAAGGCAAAACTTACTTTCTCACGCTCTATTAAACAAACATTTATGGAATTTAATCCAGAAGGAAGAACTTTTATTTTAAAAACAGGAGAAAAAGTTGCTTACTATTGGATAATTGAAAAAGGAATTGCTAAATTTAGAAGTACACATGCTTTGGAAGGATTTAAAAAACCTATAGAGGTTTATAAAGCAAGAAGAAAATGAAAAAATTGAAGATTTTTTAGAAAAATTATTTTAAAAAAGATGAACTTTAAAGACAACTTGAATTATTTTAAAATATGAAAAAAGATATTCAAAGATATTCTGGATTTTTGGATATTTTTAATAGACCTATTCCTAAATATTTTACAAAAGAAGAAGTTAGAAAAATTATTGAAAATGCACCGGGAAGAAATCAAAAGAAAATTTTTAGAAATAAACTTATAATGGAAATGCTTTGGCAAACAGGAGCAAGAGTCTCTGAACTTTTAAAAATTAGACCTTGTGATATTGATTATTACGCTAAAACTATTAAAATAATTACTTTGAAAAGAAAAAAATTTACAGTTAGAATTGTCCCTGTAAAATCAGAACTTTTAGGAATGATTGCTCAATATATTGTAAATGCTAAAATACAAAATGAAGAACCTCTTTTTAAAATTAAAGCAAGACAAATTGAAAGAATCGTTAAAGAAGCTTGTAAAAAAGCTGGAATTGATAATAATAGAGCTCATCCCCATACTTTTAGACATTCTTTTGGAGTCTTCCATACTTTAAATAGAGTCCCACCAGCTGTTTTAAAGGAATGGATGGGACACGCTAAAATTGAAAATACTTTAATTTATCTTAAAATTTTATCAATTGATACAAGAAATTATGTTGAAAATTGCGAATATTAGTCTTTTAAAAAATTTATTTTTATGTTTTTTCTTATAATTTTACAGGATCTTTTAATGTCGCAAAAGAGACCAAAAGGCGACATTTTAACCCCAAAAAATACCCATTTTTAACCAATTTTTGTGCAATTTTATCCTGTTTTATGTCGCATTATGGTTATTTTGCGACATTTTGAAAAAGGACGCTTAAATTTCAATTCTGAGGCATCCTAAAAGATAGGAGGTATATTTTACTACCCCCCTCTATATTGACCCTGTCTTTAAACTCTTTCTGGTTGAAAATATTCCAACAAATTATTTCTTCTTTAATCTCTTGTTTTAACTTCTCTTTATCATACCCATTAAAATTTTTCTTTATCCTTTTTATTGTCGCCCTTGAAACACCAAAAGCATAAGATAAAACGTCATAGGGGACATTATAAACTTCATTTAAATAAAAAATGGCTTTCTTTGTTTGAAAGGATTTAATCTTCATTATAATCTTTCTAAAATTTCTTTAAGATAAGAAATTAAAAGCTTCACATTCTTTACATCTTTTTCAAATCCTTCTATGGTTAAATCATTTTCATAAAAATTTTGATGTAATCTTTCTGCACTTCCATGCAAAGTCCAAAGATTTAATTCTGGATATTTTTCATCTAATTTAAGAATAATTTCTCTTCTCGCTCTATGTCCTTTATGTTCCCATTTCGTTCTCTCACCTATCATTTTTATAAGTTCTGATATTGCCCCATAATATTTTTCACCTGCTTGTGGTAAATCACCTTTTTCATGAAGTTCTTCAGCCTCTTTTAAATATTTTTCAAAAAGTTCCATATATATATTATAAGGTTTTTTTCTTCAAAATCAGCTGGATTCTTTTCTATATCTTTAAATCCTATTATTGCTTTTATCCCTTTTCCCCAATCCAAAACTCTAAATCTATCAAATTCTTCTGCCGGGAGCTGAGGGAACCTATAATAATTTTTTGTCCTTTCATAAGTCCTATATTGATAATCATGGTCAATAAGCCATCTTCTTGCTTCTTTTAAACTCCATAGGGTTCTATCAAAAAGGATTGATTGAACCTGTGAGGGGTTTTCTTGTGCCCAAGCAAGCCCTAAACATTTTGCAAGTTTTAAAGCTTTTTCTGCAATTTTTTCATCTCCATATTGTCTTGCCCTTCTATATGCTGATAAAAGACCATAAGGAGAAAATTCTCCTTTTTTTGTTAAAATTGGATATTTTAAATTTTCAGGGTCTAAAAAGGCATATTTTCCATATTTTTTTAAAAATCTTTTTCTTCCTCTTTTTGTTTTAGGAAGTTGAACTCTTGACCAAAGTTCAAGATTTATCGGCAAAGTTTTTAAATATTTACAATATTCTTTTATTTCATTTTTAGGATTTTCAGTAGTTTCAACCATTTTATCGCCTCCTGTATCTGTTTTATTATCTCTATTTTCTTTATCAAATTTTCTATCAGGATTAAATTTGAGGAATTTATAAGAATAGAGTTCATAAACTCCTTCTCTAAGCTTTCTATATCCCCATCTTTCAGGTTCTCCTTCTTGTATAAGATATATATCCCATTCAGGATGGGATTTGTAAACTTTAATTTCGGACTCTGATATGTAAGAATTTCTAATCCTTGCCCTTTTTCCTTTTCTAATGATATAACCCCAAATAATTTTTTGTCTTTCTTCCATATTTCAAGCTTTCTTATTATCATGTAATTGATTCATAAACATTTTTAAGTTTTTGAGAATATAAAGGATCTGTTGCATATTTTTTTTCATATTTTATAAGTGCTTCAAAATATTTTTTGTAATTTTTTCTATTTTTCCAAGCCTCTGGATAAACATTTTGAATTAAATTGATATAATCTTCAATTGCTTCTTCAATAGAATTATATTTTTTGAATTCATCAATTTTCTTTTTTTCTTTTCCATCTTCATATTCAGTTGTCCATATAAAAATTGTATCTTTCCCCGCTTCTTTCCATTTAGAAGTTGCTTTTATTCCAAAAAAATTTAAATCTATTACTTTTTTTCCCCAACCTGTTTCATGCGCTGCATGAGTTAAAATTATCTTTGGGTCCATATCATATTTTGAAGCTATTTTAACAGCATAAGGCATAAACTTTTTGATAAACTCATCTTTTGAAGAAGCAAATTGAAAAGGTTTAATTATTTCTGGCTCTTTTAAAGATTTTTTTTCTGGTCCTATGATTAAAAATAAAATTAATATTAACATAAAAATTAATAACCATATCATCTTTTAAAGAGATTTATTATTATCTCAACAATTTTTATCATACCAGCAAAGGAGATAATACTGCTTAAAGCCTGCCGCTCTCCCAGCTGAGCTACGGCCCCACCTTATTTGATATTCTATAATACACTTGATATAAATTTCAAATCTCCACTCTGGAGGATAAAACGAAAAAACGAAGGTAAAAAATCAATAAGTAAAGGTAGAGATCTTGTATAGTGTAATGGATCTTGGTGTTCAGGATTTGGTTAAACAAATGTTTTTAGAGCTACTCTTTCTGAAAAATGAAAATTACATTATAATTTAAATATGGAAATAGCGCTTTCAATTATAGGTTTTGGGGTGACATTTTTAGCATTTGCTGTTACATATCTTCATGGAGAAATGGAAAAATTACAAGAGAAAATACTATAAGAATAGTTGAAGAAATGAAAAAGGGTTTTGAAAAAATGGAAAAAGGGTTTGAAAGAATGGATAAGGGATCTGAAAGAATGCACGAGGATTTAAAACTTATTGCTCTTTTAGTTTTAGCAGAAACAAAGGAAGAAAAAAGGAGCTTGTAAAAAAGATCTTAAAAGAAGAATAAAATTTTGTTGGTAAAAGATCTAATCTTCAATTTCAATACCTAATCTATAAAAGAATTCTTTTGTTGCTTCAAAATCTAAATCTATCATATTTTTGCTTCTTATTAAACCTCTATAATAACCTGCAACGTAAACTTCATTATAAAGATTTTCAAATAAATCTTTTAGTTTTGCATCTTTAAAAAGTAAATACCTATCTATGTAGCCCCCGTATCTCTCTTCACTTTCTGGTAGGCCTTCTTTTGTTATATTTCCAGTGCTTAAGAATGCATAATCAAGAGCTTTCAAAATTGAAATCCATAAGAGTCTAAAGGCTATCCGAACATATCTTAAATCTTCATAAAGATTTGTTTCCTTATCAAGAGGAGATTTTTTTAATGTTTCTCTCGCATTTTGATAATATCTTATGACCTCTTTTTTATTTCCTCGAGTTCTTCTAAATTGTTCATGTAAATATCATACTTCTTTTTAAAATTTTCTCGCAAATCTTTAAATCTAATGTTACCTTCATGTTCTTGCACAAGTCAAGTGGTCTAAATTTATCAAACTCCTGCGATAGAAGCTGTGGAAACCTGGGATATTTTTTATTCCTTACTAAAATTGTATATTTCAAATTTTCGGAATCTTTAGAGCTAAGTCTTTACCGTCCCTTTTAACTCAGAGACGCGGCGCTGCTCTAATATGTTCTGTGCTATCCTCAGTATAAATTTCAAATCTCTATCTAAGGGGTAAAAAGAAAAGGTAAAGGATTGATGAGCAAGATAACAAAAAATTCAGATTATGTAAGCTTCTTATTGGACTTAAAAATCCTAATTAGGGTGCTAAAAAAGAGTATAAGAAAAGGCCATACTCGTAATTATTAACCCTTTCTTTTCCGAACCTCTGTAAAAGACTTTCTTCTTTGCCCTTCCTTTGACAGAGAATTTTCTGGCAAATTATCTTTTCTCTTATTTCTCCCTTCAATTTCTCTCTATCGCATGTTCTAGTTTTTAAAAATTTAATCTTCGATCTTAGTCTGAATTTTTAAACCTGTTTTATGAGGATACATTATCCATAAACCT from Candidatus Hydrothermales bacterium encodes:
- a CDS encoding tetratricopeptide repeat protein — translated: MKLILLLPIIFCSIADKKREDKTIKEEDKEKAKHLFIRASVYINQQRYNEAISLLNEAKTLNPNLLDVYVALGNAYISINDTKKARENFSELVKLAPNDKRGYQGLGFLHGFFLRDYEKAISFYKKSYELDKTDINVLIVIARFFEKLNKDSSDYYYKKALTLSPDNPEALKRYLNFLVEEKRFDEAIPYANRAIEKMSHDETVMESAFKVYIQMGDPKKAIEIANELIKNNPNEYIYYLMRGSAYASINETKKALSDYEQAERLNPKSVGVFVRRAFLYLDLKEYNKSLNESKKALELNPKSEEILSAIYYVLAECYKGLALISEEEKNWDNALSMWEKAKGWYSKIYSLGDTPYRDYSIKMIDYSAKRWERAKRIKLGIGEE
- a CDS encoding glucosaminidase domain-containing protein; the protein is MIWLLIFMLILILFLIIGPEKKSLKEPEIIKPFQFASSKDEFIKKFMPYAVKIASKYDMDPKIILTHAAHETGWGKKVIDLNFFGIKATSKWKEAGKDTIFIWTTEYEDGKEKKKIDEFKKYNSIEEAIEDYINLIQNVYPEAWKNRKNYKKYFEALIKYEKKYATDPLYSQKLKNVYESIT
- a CDS encoding DUF5618 family protein, coding for MRYYQNARETLKKSPLDKETNLYEDLRYVRIAFRLLWISILKALDYAFLSTGNITKEGLPESEERYGGYIDRYLLFKDAKLKDLFENLYNEVYVAGYYRGLIRSKNMIDLDFEATKEFFYRLGIEIED
- a CDS encoding HNH endonuclease — protein: MCSVKRAIILLILNKAESVVERNGKKIRSCYLEMNAPSVIRIKRYINYRPNNVPITKKNIIKRDKYTCQYCGKRSKDMTIDHVIPRERGGKDTWENLVTCCKECNMKKANRTPKEAGMKLIRKPKKPNYFHILFSEEEIPDENWKPFLFI
- a CDS encoding tyrosine-type recombinase/integrase, producing MKKDIQRYSGFLDIFNRPIPKYFTKEEVRKIIENAPGRNQKKIFRNKLIMEMLWQTGARVSELLKIRPCDIDYYAKTIKIITLKRKKFTVRIVPVKSELLGMIAQYIVNAKIQNEEPLFKIKARQIERIVKEACKKAGIDNNRAHPHTFRHSFGVFHTLNRVPPAVLKEWMGHAKIENTLIYLKILSIDTRNYVENCEY
- a CDS encoding PaREP1 family protein, with translation MELFEKYLKEAEELHEKGDLPQAGEKYYGAISELIKMIGERTKWEHKGHRARREIILKLDEKYPELNLWTLHGSAERLHQNFYENDLTIEGFEKDVKNVKLLISYLKEILERL
- a CDS encoding tyrosine-type recombinase/integrase; translation: MKKLRHFLYFFNPFFAKWGNITWKEIDEIKIENYITERLKDINPKTLKNITEKSIKNELKYLRAVWNFLLRNGYLTGINYADKILKERQFEEKKRERALSYQENVRFLKGIIEIDEAEKKGILLIGYFTGARLEEILKLRKEHIRIVQIDDIKEGLIHFTPDITKTGKSRKIDIPYQLALFLLSISTSNLLFPSYQTEYKKRKFSEWFHHEFLKKCNIENFVFHDLRHNWATIAEDMGTSLRIIKELGGWESFESVDRYINPLKEKKNNPMKNFVNNIILELKEKKLKELEENNEM
- a CDS encoding roadblock/LC7 domain-containing protein, which produces MTLGQILEEIVLRVEGAVYASCVGNDGIALSQHIKEVQFDPAVIDAEIANIIGVTLRASESIDGGKLNEILFMTQKYTVLVRPVNSDVYFVLVLSGTIQNLGLARIEAKKIIPKIKEILS